A stretch of Falco rusticolus isolate bFalRus1 chromosome 2, bFalRus1.pri, whole genome shotgun sequence DNA encodes these proteins:
- the LOC119143661 gene encoding arachidonate 5-lipoxygenase-activating protein has protein sequence MDQETVGSVVLLAIVTLISVVQNAFFASKVEHESKHCNGKGFQRPGSSAFDRVYTANQNCGHAYPTFLAVLWCAGLLCSQAPAAFAGLMYLFVRQKYFVGYLGERTQSTPGYLFGKRIILFLFLMSVAGILNYYLVFFFGSDFEMHIKTITSAISPLLLIP, from the exons ATGGACCAGGAAACCGTGGGAAGCGTTGTCCTGCTCGCCATTGTCACCTTGATAAGTGTTGTCCAGAATG ctttttttgctAGCAAAGTGGAGCATGAAAGCAAACACTGCAACGGCAAGGGGTTCCAGCGGCCAGGATCCTCTGCCTTTGACCGCGTCTACACTGCCAA CCAGAACTGCGGACATGCGTACCCTACGTTTCTCGCTGTGCTTTGGTGCGCTGGCCTTCTCTGCAGCCAAG ctcctgctgcctttgctggcCTGATGTACTTGTTTGTGAGGCAGAAGTACTTTGTGGGCTACCTCGGGGAAAGGACTCAGAG CACTCCCGGTTACTTGTTTGGAAAGCGCATCATATTGTTCCTGTTCCTCATGTCCGTGGCTGGAATACTCAACTACTACCTCGTCTTCTTTTTTGGAAGTGACTTTGAAATGCATATAAAAACGATAACCAGCGCGATCTCCCCGTTGCTGCTCATACCCTag